From Primulina tabacum isolate GXHZ01 chromosome 2, ASM2559414v2, whole genome shotgun sequence, one genomic window encodes:
- the LOC142537891 gene encoding uncharacterized protein LOC142537891, producing the protein MDLDLAIRWERSNRMCMMIMKRAIPETFRCIKSSDIATAKDFLQNLEKRLSKNENSEIGKLLASLVPMRYKGKENIGEYIMEMSHLASRLKTLKPDLDLLVHLVLISLHPQFNQFNVSYNCQKETWSLNELISHCVQEEKKLK; encoded by the coding sequence ATGGATTTGGACCTTGCGATAAGATGGGAGAGGTCGAATCGCATGtgtatgatgattatgaagaggGCTATTCCAGAAACATTCAGGTGCATAAAGTCGAGTGACATTGCTACGGCTAAGGATTTTCTTCAGAACCTCGAAAAGAGGTTATCTAAAAATGAAAATTCTGAAATTGGTAAACTTTTAGCAAGCCTCGTTCCAATGAGGTACAAAGGCAAGGAAAACATTGGGGAGTACATTATGGAAATGTCTCATCTTGCTTCAAGATTGAAAACACTAAAGCCTGACCTTGACTTGCTGGTGCATTTGGTTTTAATATCTCTTCATCCTCAGTTTAACCAATTCAATGTGAGCTATAATTGTCAGAAAGAGACTTGGTCTCTGAATGAGCTCATCTCACACTGTGTTCAGGAAGAGAAAAAGTTGAAGTAA